One segment of Herbaspirillum hiltneri N3 DNA contains the following:
- a CDS encoding FUSC family protein yields the protein MSRTSLTLLTSPLATRVRRWSVNFPMRHASLSEGLRAALAAGTMLLVGEWLHNPLFSWAAIGAFLTCLADSAGSNRARLASMGGFALASALGGIFAATLSGMGMSAGLLAIMACAGIAGFARIYGAATGLVLILAAGVSAILADFPVTLLPLQHSHVVIYFSGCAWATLLGLSVWRIHPFAPARQAVARVYGALAELADIGGSNDSSGVREEAAAQTRRHIRADIAAARATLAAIPADRSDASKLYENILIKLARADALLDCITALCDLRLPLFRSQDARSRRRIARILNAMALLLRTIQSGVATTPGKRNLAHSDAEDARAMLRLRQLTGRAPSQVAQLLKLRDLHDVDGLMVLADWKQAARPSLPQSSLRQDALDALRMAAAHLRSGSAEVRHGLRCAVAAGVTYLIVHLLQLPFGYWATMATMLVMQPSVADSWSRSMERAIGSIVGGMLAVVLCLFIHSPLALALLVFPMAALAMGLRPVSYGLYSLFLTPVFVLVADVATEPQLQLSNALLRAGNNVIGAVVAIVATYLLWPQRRQANLHRNLSHMILTNLAYLRGALQLHPHAAQMHAYRREACVVNIESGLLLQRLLREGGVDARQIHNARTCVALARRLACAATHIWLEERASASAAERQARVEFDNWLRTMEDLFERRVTAAVPCAALLQQRPLVHDLARADAVETVCLLAAAMYPELSPAGKT from the coding sequence ATGTCGCGCACATCCCTCACCTTGCTCACGTCGCCTCTGGCCACGCGCGTGCGCCGCTGGTCGGTCAACTTCCCGATGCGCCACGCCAGCCTGTCGGAGGGACTGCGTGCGGCCCTGGCGGCGGGAACCATGCTGCTGGTGGGTGAGTGGCTGCACAATCCGCTTTTTTCGTGGGCCGCCATCGGCGCCTTTCTGACTTGCCTGGCCGACAGCGCCGGCTCCAATCGCGCGCGCCTGGCATCGATGGGCGGCTTCGCACTGGCATCGGCGCTGGGCGGCATCTTCGCCGCCACACTGAGCGGCATGGGCATGTCGGCCGGCTTGCTGGCCATCATGGCCTGCGCCGGCATTGCCGGCTTTGCGCGCATCTACGGCGCCGCTACCGGGCTGGTGCTGATACTGGCGGCCGGGGTGTCGGCGATCCTGGCGGACTTCCCGGTGACGCTGCTGCCGCTGCAGCACAGCCATGTCGTGATCTATTTTTCCGGTTGCGCCTGGGCCACGCTGCTGGGCCTGAGTGTGTGGCGCATCCATCCGTTTGCCCCTGCGCGCCAGGCGGTTGCACGCGTCTACGGCGCGCTGGCCGAACTGGCCGACATCGGCGGCAGCAACGATAGTTCCGGCGTGCGCGAGGAAGCCGCCGCCCAGACCCGCCGCCATATCCGCGCCGACATTGCCGCCGCCCGTGCGACCCTGGCTGCGATCCCGGCCGACCGCAGCGACGCCAGCAAGCTCTACGAGAACATCCTGATCAAACTGGCGCGCGCCGACGCGCTGCTCGACTGCATCACGGCGCTCTGCGATCTGCGCCTGCCGCTCTTTCGTTCCCAGGATGCCCGCTCGCGCCGGCGCATCGCCCGCATCCTGAACGCCATGGCACTATTGCTGCGCACCATACAAAGCGGTGTGGCAACAACGCCCGGCAAGCGCAACCTCGCGCATAGCGACGCGGAAGATGCGCGCGCCATGCTGCGGCTACGCCAGCTGACCGGCCGTGCGCCGTCGCAGGTGGCGCAACTGCTGAAATTGCGCGACCTGCATGACGTAGATGGCCTGATGGTGCTGGCTGACTGGAAACAGGCGGCGCGCCCAAGCCTGCCGCAGAGCTCACTGCGCCAAGATGCACTTGATGCACTGCGCATGGCTGCCGCGCACCTGCGCAGCGGTTCTGCTGAAGTAAGGCACGGCCTGCGCTGTGCGGTCGCGGCCGGGGTCACTTACCTGATCGTGCACCTGCTGCAGCTGCCGTTCGGTTATTGGGCAACCATGGCGACCATGCTGGTGATGCAACCCTCGGTTGCCGACAGCTGGTCGCGCAGCATGGAGCGCGCCATCGGCAGCATCGTCGGCGGCATGCTGGCGGTGGTGCTCTGCCTGTTCATCCATTCGCCGCTTGCGCTGGCCTTGCTGGTGTTTCCGATGGCGGCGCTGGCGATGGGTCTGCGGCCGGTCAGCTACGGCTTGTATTCACTGTTCCTGACACCGGTGTTCGTGCTGGTGGCCGACGTCGCGACCGAACCGCAACTGCAGCTAAGTAACGCGCTGCTGCGCGCCGGCAACAACGTCATCGGCGCCGTGGTCGCGATTGTCGCCACCTACCTGCTATGGCCCCAGCGCCGCCAGGCCAACCTGCATCGCAACCTGTCGCACATGATCCTGACCAACCTGGCTTACCTGCGCGGTGCGCTGCAGCTGCATCCGCACGCTGCGCAAATGCACGCCTACCGGCGCGAAGCCTGCGTGGTCAATATCGAGAGCGGCCTGCTGCTGCAACGGCTGCTGCGCGAAGGCGGCGTCGATGCACGCCAGATCCACAACGCCCGCACCTGCGTCGCGCTGGCACGCCGGCTGGCGTGTGCGGCCACGCATATCTGGCTGGAAGAGAGAGCATCGGCAAGCGCGGCGGAACGGCAGGCGCGCGTCGAATTCGACAACTGGTTGCGGACGATGGAAGATCTGTTTGAGCGCCGTGTCACCGCTGCCGTACCCTGTGCGGCCCTGCTGCAGCAACGCCCCCTGGTGCATGACCTGGCGCGTGCGGATGCGGTGGAGACGGTATGCCTGCTGGCGGCGGCCATGTATCCGGAGTTGTCGCCGGCCGGCAAGACTTGA
- a CDS encoding LysR family transcriptional regulator: MDIRALRYFSETVRLNSFSRAADALHVTQSTVSKMVRQLEDEIGTPLLIRAGRSLQLTDTGRVVYEQAQQILAGVQRLNTEIHNTRNLRQGHLEIGIPPMVNILCTPVLKAFRERHPEIAITLLEDTGPQIEQRVAAGTLEIGMTVLPVAPELELEMTPVAAYPIWAVAQAGRFQKNRSTLPCKALKDMPLVLLNNEFGLTRTLRNMFRDTGIAPEVAAQSGQWDWLVAMALAGMGVALLPEPFIHRLASDQLQSVRLVEPEVQWQVAYVTRGGYLSHAARAWLTLSSELFAGGPPVTGKKVARSE; encoded by the coding sequence ATGGACATCCGCGCCCTGCGTTACTTCTCGGAAACCGTCCGGCTCAACAGCTTCAGTCGAGCCGCCGACGCCCTGCATGTCACGCAGTCGACGGTCAGCAAGATGGTGCGCCAGCTCGAAGACGAGATCGGCACGCCGCTGCTGATCCGCGCCGGACGCAGCCTGCAGCTGACCGATACCGGTCGCGTCGTGTACGAGCAGGCACAGCAGATCCTGGCGGGCGTCCAGCGCCTCAACACCGAAATCCACAACACCCGCAACCTGCGTCAGGGTCACCTGGAGATCGGTATCCCGCCGATGGTGAACATTCTCTGCACACCGGTGCTGAAGGCCTTCCGTGAACGCCATCCCGAAATCGCCATCACGCTGCTGGAAGACACCGGCCCGCAAATCGAGCAGCGCGTCGCCGCCGGCACCCTGGAAATCGGCATGACGGTGCTGCCCGTCGCGCCCGAGCTGGAACTCGAAATGACGCCGGTGGCGGCCTATCCGATCTGGGCCGTGGCGCAGGCCGGCCGCTTCCAGAAAAATCGCAGCACGCTGCCGTGCAAGGCGCTCAAGGACATGCCGCTGGTGTTGCTCAATAACGAGTTCGGCCTGACACGCACCTTGCGCAACATGTTCCGCGATACCGGCATCGCGCCCGAAGTGGCGGCCCAGAGCGGCCAATGGGATTGGCTGGTGGCCATGGCGCTGGCCGGCATGGGCGTGGCCCTGTTGCCGGAACCCTTTATCCACCGGCTCGCCTCCGATCAATTGCAATCCGTGCGGCTGGTGGAACCGGAGGTGCAGTGGCAGGTGGCTTACGTCACACGCGGCGGTTATCTGTCGCATGCGGCGCGCGCCTGGCTGACGCTGAGCAGCGAACTGTTCGCCGGCGGACCGCCTGTGACGGGCAAGAAAGTCGCCAGAAGCGAGTGA
- a CDS encoding succinate CoA transferase yields MYSERIPPALAGKVMSAGDAASLFRTGMIIGMSGFTRAGDAKAIPRALAERARSEALRFTVITGASLGNDSDGLMAEAGLLARRMPFQVDGTLRRKINAGEVMFIDQHLSETAEQLRNGTPGAIDIAVIEAAAITSEGIIPTMSVGNSASFVEQAGMIVIELNASVPMALAGLHDIYLPQGRPGRQPIPLTSPEQRIGTRAIPFDPARIAAIVVTDMPDSPSSVLPPDDETKAIAGHVIRFLEAEVAAGRMGEELAPLQAGIGTIANAVLHGLTQSSFRNLTMFSEVLQDSAIELLDSGQLRFASASSITLSPAMNEKFMRNLDHYRSRIVLRPQEISNHPELVRRLGIIALNTALEFDLYGNVNSTHVGGTHMMNGIGGSGDFARNGQLSIFVTKAAAKSGDISSVVPMVSHVDHTEHDVDVLVTEFGLADLRGLAPRERAPLIIEHCAHPDYRPALRDYFARACRAGGHTPHLLPEALSWHERYKNDKTMRGH; encoded by the coding sequence ATGTATTCCGAACGTATTCCGCCGGCGCTGGCCGGCAAAGTCATGTCCGCCGGCGACGCCGCCAGCCTGTTCCGCACCGGCATGATCATCGGCATGAGCGGCTTCACGCGCGCCGGCGACGCCAAGGCGATACCGCGTGCGCTGGCCGAGCGCGCCCGCAGCGAAGCGCTGCGCTTCACGGTGATCACCGGCGCCTCGCTGGGTAACGACAGTGACGGCCTGATGGCGGAGGCGGGCTTGCTGGCGCGGCGCATGCCGTTCCAGGTTGACGGTACATTGCGGCGCAAGATCAACGCCGGCGAGGTCATGTTCATCGACCAGCATTTGTCGGAAACCGCCGAGCAGTTGCGCAACGGTACGCCGGGAGCGATCGATATTGCGGTAATCGAAGCGGCGGCGATCACCAGCGAAGGCATCATCCCGACCATGTCGGTGGGGAATTCCGCCAGTTTCGTCGAGCAAGCCGGGATGATCGTCATCGAACTCAACGCCAGCGTGCCGATGGCGCTGGCCGGATTGCACGACATTTATTTGCCGCAAGGGCGGCCGGGGCGTCAGCCGATACCGCTGACCAGTCCTGAGCAGCGCATCGGCACGCGCGCCATTCCGTTCGATCCGGCGCGCATTGCCGCCATTGTCGTCACCGACATGCCAGACAGTCCGTCCAGCGTATTGCCGCCCGATGACGAGACCAAGGCCATCGCCGGCCATGTGATTCGTTTCCTGGAGGCCGAGGTCGCGGCCGGCCGCATGGGCGAGGAGCTGGCGCCGCTGCAGGCCGGCATCGGCACCATCGCCAATGCCGTGCTGCACGGATTGACGCAGTCCTCGTTCCGTAACCTCACGATGTTTTCCGAAGTGTTGCAGGATAGCGCGATCGAGTTGCTCGATTCGGGCCAGTTGCGCTTCGCCTCGGCGTCGTCGATCACGTTGTCGCCGGCCATGAACGAGAAGTTCATGCGCAATCTCGACCACTATCGCTCGCGCATCGTGCTACGCCCCCAAGAGATCAGCAATCATCCCGAGCTGGTGCGCCGGCTCGGCATCATCGCGCTCAACACCGCGCTCGAATTCGATCTCTATGGCAACGTCAATTCGACGCATGTCGGCGGCACCCACATGATGAACGGCATCGGTGGTTCGGGCGACTTCGCGCGCAACGGGCAGTTGTCGATTTTCGTCACCAAGGCGGCGGCCAAGAGCGGCGACATTTCCAGCGTGGTACCTATGGTGTCGCATGTCGATCACACCGAGCACGACGTCGACGTGCTGGTCACGGAGTTCGGCCTGGCTGATCTGCGCGGACTGGCGCCGCGCGAAAGGGCTCCGCTGATCATCGAGCATTGCGCCCATCCCGACTATCGCCCGGCGCTGCGCGACTATTTCGCCCGCGCTTGCCGGGCCGGAGGCCACACGCCGCATCTGCTCCCCGAAGCCCTGTCATGGCACGAACGCTACAAGAACGACAAAACCATGCGGGGTCACTAA
- a CDS encoding sensor histidine kinase yields the protein MKLFRKGLLLVAIPGMFELGLLGILYKSQENATRAEVWALHTKDVIIQAGEVREPVLLQSARLRAAIILNDPSGLEKNDLWDSLDKEIGELRALVGDNTEQRRRVEEIGASVREYRQWIDIQTELLKNGKRDELVAALRDPKALRLIQVIQRQLVEFIKVEENLDEQRLKAVSEARLMQNVALVIALLGAILAAALAARIFSRDVGGRLAVLTGNALKLTEGGVLAQRVGGNDEITELDKVLHEASARLRQAEDDARAYREELERHARELTAVNEDLQRQTQDNEMFIYSVSHDLRSPLVNLQGFSKELHHSVGELHDTINASDLNDGDKQRIRDIIEEDVEVSLRFIRTAVTRSAAIIDAMLRLSRVGRVEYQAQETNVDEIVARVIDAMSNTIRERQALVVSQPLPPCYGDPTAIEQIFGNLIGNAVNYLDPKRPGTVEIGVLPPDPGQPDFRIYYVRDNGLGIPADYLSKMFSAFHRLHADVAQGEGVGLALIKRIVLRHGGKIWVESVEGAGTTFYTSLPVRPVQPATQLAQGEQTHG from the coding sequence ATGAAGCTATTCAGAAAAGGCCTGCTGCTGGTTGCGATTCCCGGCATGTTCGAGCTTGGCTTGCTGGGGATCCTGTACAAGAGCCAGGAGAACGCTACGCGGGCCGAAGTCTGGGCCCTGCACACCAAGGACGTCATCATCCAGGCGGGAGAAGTGCGCGAGCCCGTGCTGCTGCAATCGGCGCGGCTGCGCGCCGCCATCATTCTTAATGATCCGTCCGGGCTTGAGAAGAACGATCTGTGGGACAGCCTCGACAAGGAAATCGGCGAACTGCGCGCGCTGGTCGGCGACAACACCGAACAACGCCGGCGTGTGGAGGAGATCGGCGCCTCCGTGCGGGAATACCGCCAGTGGATTGACATCCAGACCGAACTTCTCAAGAACGGCAAGCGCGATGAGCTGGTGGCGGCCTTGCGCGATCCCAAGGCGCTGCGGCTGATTCAGGTGATTCAGCGGCAACTGGTCGAGTTCATCAAGGTGGAAGAAAACCTGGATGAGCAGCGACTGAAAGCCGTGTCCGAGGCGCGATTGATGCAGAACGTCGCTCTGGTGATCGCCTTGCTCGGCGCAATACTCGCCGCCGCACTGGCTGCACGGATTTTCAGCCGTGACGTCGGTGGTCGTCTGGCCGTGCTGACCGGCAATGCGCTCAAGCTGACCGAAGGCGGGGTGCTGGCCCAGCGCGTAGGCGGCAACGATGAAATCACCGAGCTCGACAAAGTGCTGCACGAGGCCAGCGCGCGCCTGCGCCAGGCCGAGGACGACGCACGGGCCTACCGTGAAGAACTCGAGCGTCACGCACGCGAGCTGACCGCCGTGAATGAAGATCTGCAGCGCCAGACGCAGGACAACGAAATGTTCATCTACAGCGTGTCGCATGACCTGCGCTCGCCGCTGGTCAACCTGCAGGGGTTCAGCAAGGAACTGCATCATTCTGTCGGCGAGCTGCACGACACCATCAACGCCAGCGATCTCAACGACGGGGACAAGCAGCGCATCCGCGACATCATCGAGGAAGACGTCGAAGTGTCGCTGCGCTTCATCCGCACTGCGGTAACGCGTTCGGCAGCGATCATCGACGCCATGTTGCGGCTGTCGCGCGTGGGGCGCGTCGAGTACCAGGCGCAAGAGACCAACGTCGACGAGATCGTCGCGCGCGTCATCGACGCCATGAGCAACACCATCCGCGAGCGCCAGGCATTGGTGGTGTCGCAGCCGCTGCCGCCGTGCTACGGCGACCCGACCGCGATCGAACAGATCTTCGGCAACCTGATCGGCAATGCAGTCAATTACCTCGATCCCAAGCGCCCCGGTACGGTCGAAATCGGCGTGCTGCCGCCGGATCCTGGCCAGCCCGATTTTCGCATCTACTACGTGCGCGACAACGGCCTAGGCATTCCGGCCGACTATCTCAGCAAGATGTTTTCCGCCTTCCACCGTCTTCACGCGGATGTCGCCCAAGGCGAAGGCGTCGGCCTGGCGCTGATCAAGCGCATCGTACTGCGCCATGGCGGCAAGATCTGGGTCGAATCCGTCGAAGGCGCCGGCACCACCTTTTATACCTCGCTACCGGTGCGACCGGTGCAGCCCGCAACCCAATTGGCTCAAGGAGAACAGACTCATGGCTGA
- a CDS encoding response regulator, which yields MADKDEVGILLVEDDDGHALLVEKNLRRAGLSNGFLRLKDGQEALDYFFNGEGVPARERFESLVVLLDVNMPRVSGVDVLKRLKENESTAAIPIIMLTTTDDPREIERCYDYGCNLYITKPVEYEAFIEAVRRLGFFLQIIKVPPVGRGVA from the coding sequence ATGGCTGACAAAGACGAAGTAGGGATATTGCTGGTCGAAGACGACGATGGCCACGCCTTGCTGGTGGAAAAAAATCTGCGCCGCGCGGGTTTGTCCAACGGCTTCCTGCGTCTCAAGGACGGCCAGGAAGCGCTTGATTATTTTTTCAACGGCGAGGGCGTGCCTGCCAGGGAAAGATTCGAATCGCTGGTGGTGCTGCTGGATGTGAACATGCCCCGCGTGAGCGGTGTCGACGTCTTGAAGCGCCTCAAGGAAAACGAATCCACTGCAGCCATTCCTATCATCATGCTGACCACCACCGACGATCCGCGCGAGATCGAACGCTGCTATGACTACGGCTGCAATCTCTACATCACCAAGCCGGTGGAGTACGAAGCCTTCATCGAAGCGGTGCGCCGCCTCGGGTTCTTCCTGCAAATCATCAAGGTGCCCCCGGTAGGGCGCGGTGTTGCATGA
- a CDS encoding response regulator, whose amino-acid sequence MTASEPSILIIEDDEGLRMLARRRLEKRGFKVGSAGSIAQARSLLRDGAFDLLVIDYQLDENMSGLDFYNELREEGVKIPAVMCSGFSDEAHFGEALRCGIAHVLPKSQDYLDELPDVVQQVLNRAQD is encoded by the coding sequence ATGACTGCATCGGAACCCTCCATTCTGATCATCGAAGACGATGAAGGCCTGCGCATGCTGGCGCGTCGCCGTCTGGAAAAGCGCGGCTTCAAGGTCGGCAGCGCCGGCAGCATCGCGCAGGCGCGCAGCTTGTTGCGCGATGGCGCCTTCGATCTGCTGGTGATCGACTATCAGCTCGACGAAAACATGAGCGGTCTCGATTTTTACAACGAGTTGCGCGAAGAGGGCGTGAAGATTCCAGCAGTGATGTGCAGCGGTTTTTCAGACGAGGCGCATTTCGGCGAGGCGCTGCGTTGCGGCATTGCCCATGTCCTGCCGAAGTCGCAGGATTATCTGGACGAGTTGCCCGACGTCGTGCAGCAGGTACTGAATCGGGCGCAGGATTAA
- a CDS encoding DUF1488 family protein: MSKQFLLESPRDTGDDRVTFIIRNNGTMLPGFVSRAALISIGGLTSNNIVALYTEHRARIAEAVKKRLARPGLVPYIALTLEDLQQALPLADARAE; this comes from the coding sequence ATGTCGAAACAGTTTTTGCTTGAAAGCCCCAGGGATACCGGCGACGACCGCGTGACCTTCATCATCCGCAACAACGGCACGATGCTGCCCGGTTTCGTGAGCCGAGCCGCGCTGATTTCCATCGGCGGGCTGACCAGCAACAACATCGTCGCGCTCTACACCGAGCACCGCGCGCGTATTGCCGAAGCCGTCAAGAAGCGCTTGGCGCGTCCTGGCCTGGTGCCTTACATCGCGTTGACGCTGGAAGATTTGCAGCAGGCGCTTCCTCTTGCGGATGCCCGAGCCGAATAG
- a CDS encoding bifunctional diguanylate cyclase/phosphodiesterase: MPAPSAELERNLRHFSEQSLVGVYVLRNDGTVLHANDKMAAMLGYQRGAELVGMPVASLTAPEDLSLLQENMQSRLQGDAGTVQYSYRILRRDGTRHWVEVHGSVCPHEGGTALVETALDVNKQVQSEWQSRMADRVFESTSEGILITDAEFRILAVNPAFTRITGYRPEEAMDKRSRMMTGPGAQAEINRGMLERLARDGHWQGEMKDRRKDGSWYPAWLSISAIRDNRGGISNYVGVFTDNTIRKEAETKLAFLADHDSLTGLRNRSSLMRIFAQQIEAAQAAGETLALFFVDLDRFKTVNDTLGHHAGDQLLVAAAERLREQLRPDDVLARFGGDEFVVVLGGSPPQAMIAAIAQRLINSILQPFTINGHEMFISASIGSAAYPEHGEDAITLLKNADIAMYHAKDRGKNAFQLFNKEMSNHALEQMLLENSLRHAIERKEFELYYQPQFSAQDGAICGAEALIRWRHPTRGLVTPGMFITLAEQTGLIVPLGAWVLREACRQGKAWLDRGYQFGRIAVNLSPRQFSSDDLLATIDNALDQSGLPSAMLELEITEGAIMQNPQEAVVLLQRMRELGVTISVDDFGTGYSSLASLKQYPLDTLKIDRSFVKGIPADADDVAITEAIVAIAHKLHLKVVAEGVESQEQHDFLRAAGCDMVQGYLHSQPLTASEIEQHWYLGGAQAET; encoded by the coding sequence ATGCCTGCGCCTTCGGCCGAGCTCGAACGCAACCTGCGCCATTTCTCAGAGCAGTCCCTGGTCGGCGTGTACGTGCTGCGCAATGACGGTACCGTGCTGCACGCCAACGACAAGATGGCCGCCATGCTCGGCTACCAGCGCGGCGCCGAGTTGGTCGGCATGCCGGTAGCGAGTCTGACGGCGCCGGAAGACCTGTCCCTGCTGCAGGAAAACATGCAGTCGCGCCTGCAGGGCGACGCCGGCACCGTTCAATATTCCTATCGCATTCTGCGTCGCGACGGCACCCGTCATTGGGTCGAAGTGCACGGCAGCGTCTGCCCGCACGAAGGCGGCACCGCGCTGGTCGAAACCGCGCTCGACGTCAACAAGCAGGTGCAGTCCGAATGGCAGTCGCGCATGGCCGACCGGGTCTTCGAATCGACCAGCGAAGGCATCCTGATCACCGATGCCGAGTTTCGCATCCTGGCTGTCAATCCCGCTTTCACGCGGATTACCGGCTATCGTCCCGAAGAAGCGATGGACAAGCGTTCGCGCATGATGACCGGCCCCGGCGCTCAGGCTGAAATCAACCGCGGCATGCTGGAGCGGCTGGCGCGCGACGGCCACTGGCAGGGTGAAATGAAGGACCGGCGCAAGGACGGCAGCTGGTATCCGGCCTGGCTGTCGATCTCCGCCATACGCGACAACCGCGGCGGCATCAGCAATTACGTCGGCGTGTTTACCGACAACACCATCCGCAAGGAAGCCGAAACCAAGCTGGCTTTCCTGGCCGATCACGACAGCCTGACCGGCTTGCGCAACCGCAGCAGCCTGATGCGGATTTTCGCGCAGCAGATTGAAGCGGCGCAGGCGGCCGGTGAGACGCTGGCCTTGTTCTTCGTCGACCTCGACCGCTTCAAGACCGTCAACGACACGCTCGGTCATCACGCCGGCGATCAATTGCTGGTGGCGGCCGCTGAACGGCTGCGCGAGCAGTTGCGCCCGGACGACGTGCTGGCGCGCTTCGGCGGCGACGAGTTCGTCGTCGTGCTGGGCGGCTCGCCTCCACAGGCCATGATTGCGGCCATTGCGCAGCGCCTGATCAACAGCATCCTGCAGCCGTTCACAATCAACGGCCACGAGATGTTCATCAGCGCCAGCATCGGCAGCGCGGCTTATCCGGAACACGGTGAAGACGCCATCACGCTGCTCAAGAATGCCGACATCGCGATGTACCACGCCAAGGATCGCGGCAAGAACGCCTTCCAGCTGTTCAACAAGGAAATGAGCAATCATGCGCTCGAGCAGATGCTGCTCGAAAACAGCCTGCGCCACGCCATCGAACGCAAGGAATTCGAACTGTACTACCAGCCGCAGTTTTCGGCGCAGGACGGCGCCATCTGCGGCGCCGAAGCGCTGATTCGCTGGCGTCATCCGACGCGCGGGCTGGTGACGCCGGGCATGTTCATCACGCTGGCCGAACAGACCGGCCTGATCGTGCCGCTGGGCGCGTGGGTGCTGCGCGAAGCCTGCCGCCAAGGCAAGGCCTGGCTGGATCGCGGCTATCAGTTCGGGCGCATTGCGGTAAATTTGTCGCCGCGCCAGTTTTCATCGGACGACCTGCTTGCCACGATCGACAATGCGCTCGATCAGAGCGGCCTGCCGTCGGCCATGCTCGAGCTGGAAATCACCGAAGGTGCGATCATGCAGAATCCGCAGGAAGCGGTGGTGCTGCTCCAGCGCATGCGTGAACTGGGCGTGACGATTTCGGTGGATGATTTCGGCACCGGCTATTCGTCGCTGGCCAGTCTCAAGCAATACCCGCTCGATACGCTCAAGATCGACCGCAGTTTCGTCAAGGGCATCCCAGCCGACGCCGACGATGTCGCCATCACCGAGGCCATCGTCGCCATCGCCCACAAGCTGCATCTGAAGGTGGTTGCCGAAGGCGTCGAGTCGCAGGAGCAGCACGATTTCCTGCGTGCAGCCGGCTGCGACATGGTGCAGGGTTATCTGCATTCGCAACCGCTGACGGCCAGTGAAATCGAGCAGCACTGGTATCTCGGCGGTGCACAGGCGGAGACCTGA